The following proteins are encoded in a genomic region of Triticum dicoccoides isolate Atlit2015 ecotype Zavitan chromosome 1B, WEW_v2.0, whole genome shotgun sequence:
- the LOC119349423 gene encoding transcription factor MYB4-like gives MGRAPCCDKARVKRGPWSPEEDEQLRAYVRANGFGGNWIALPHKAGLNRCGKSCRLRWLNYLRPDIRHGGYTEQEDRVICSLYASIGSRWSIIASKLPGRTDNDVKNYWNTKLKKKAMPMRGPHYHHHAGLGLEAGAGAFSAPATPSGPTPARSWSQCVPSSLQAAALSPAASGSSSVDTSSSGGDMCFAAAGMYQPQHPMQGFVHVDSSPQTVLAPMPLDVPAATGIWASSMPAAGDVGGVALEDAFLADLGAYGDLLLGGFGGQLLQDNKAAAAMELPGACYFPNMAEMWAADHAHANAKPPQGLCNTFT, from the exons ATGGGGCGCGCGCCGTGCTGCGACAAGGCGAGAGTGAAGCGGGGGccgtggtcgccggaggaggacgaGCAGCTGCGGGCCTACGTCCGGGCTAATGGCTTCGGCGGCAACTGGATCGCCCTGCCGCACAAAGCAG GGCTGAACCGGTGCGGCAAGAGCTGCCGCCTGCGGTGGCTCAACtacctgaggccggacatccggcacgGCGGCTACACGGAGCAGGAGGACCGCGTCATCTGCTCCCTCTACGCCTCCATCGGCAGCCGCTGGTCCATCATCGCCTCCAAGCTCCCCGGCCGCACCGACAACGACGTCAAGAACTACTGGAACACCAAGCTCAAGAAGAAGGCCATGCCCATGCGTGGCCCTCACTACCACCACCACGCCGGCCTCGGACTCGAAGCCGGAGCCGGAGCCTTCTCCGCGCCCGCCACGCCCTCAGGTCCTACTCCTGCCCGGTCCTGGAGCCAATGCGTGCCGTCCTCCCTGCAGGCCGCGGCGCTCTCGCCGGCGGCGTCCGGCTCCTCCTCCGTCGACACCAGCTCATCAGGCGGCGACATGTGCTTCGCCGCCGCCGGCATGTACCAGCCGCAGCACCCCATGCAGGGGTTCGTGCACGTAGACTCGTCGCCCCAGACCGTGCTCGCGCCCATGCCGCTGGACGTCCCCGCCGCCACTGGCATCTGGGCGTCGTCCATGCCTGCAGCGGGCGACGTCGGTGGCGTGGCactggaggacgcgttcctcgcCGACCTCGGCGCCTACGGCGATCTGCTGCTCGGCGGCTTCGGCGGACAGCTGCTGCAGGACAAcaaggccgccgccgccatggagctCCCCGGGGCGTGCTACTTCCCCAACATGGCGGAGATGTGGGCCGCCGACCACGCCCACGCCAACGCCAAGCCGCCGCAGGGCCTCTGCAACACGTTCACATAG